A genome region from Schlesneria paludicola DSM 18645 includes the following:
- a CDS encoding bifunctional cytochrome P450/NADPH--P450 reductase, with translation MSNLPNRIPQPKAYPLLRNLPSIDSNTPVQSMMELAKQYGPFFRLEFPGRELFVVCSQELVNELCDEQRFDKKVHAALWKIRDFAGDGLFTANTQEPNWSLAHRILMPAFGPASLQDMFDSMVDIAEQMLLKWEREGPAHAIDVADNFTRLTLDTIALCAFDYRFNSFYERELHPFVGAMVRALNESGRRSRRLSLQTRLMLITQRQYTEDIRVMHQVADELIAERRKNPAPDVKDLLNRMLLAADPITGERLSDENIRYQMVTFLIAGHETTSGMLSFTLYELLQNPECLAKARAEVEAVLGNESPRFEHLSRLVYLDQVLKESLRLWPTAPAFAVHPKAEQEMLGGCYPIQQGQVLFVLLPMLHRDPLVWGDDVETFNPDRMAPELFEQLPPNAWKPFGNGQRACIGRPFAMQEALLILAMILQRFDLAKVDANYQLKVKETLTLKPEGFFVTAKRRSAFATAPMRRATQAVASATAQVAAVTEPLDSAKTPMQVLFGSNSGSCESFAQRIATEAHRHGYRATTAPLDSAVDHLSKDGPVIIVTATYEGQPPDNARQFVGWLDSLPPGACDGVHFAVFGCGNRDWTRTYQAIPKRIDSGLTAAGASRLVDRGEADAREGLFSAFDAWSATLWNTIGLAKNTDPNPSTTHPALEIEFVSATRDPLLRVNHLETGFVVENRELVNLSSPIGRSKRHLEITLPTGMKYRSGDYLAVLPTNPPENVDRVLRRFGLSYDAQIMIHRSDAVQTFLPTDQPVMIGELISSYVELGLAATPLQIEQLAVATPCPPEKKQLERWIADKSAYTEEIQNKRVSILDLLERFASCGLPLAAYLQMLQPLKPRQYSISSSPLWSPDHCTLTLSVISGTSWSGQGTYFGVASNYLAQAKPGTKVAVAVRPSNPGFHLPDHNTQPIIMVAAGSGVAPFRGFIQELALRGTPNGVAPCSVLLYYGCCHPDVDYLYRDEFLAWEQEGFVQLRPAFSRLDGSAKQYVQDRLWTERAEVMNLIENGAKIFVCGEGRKMAPAVRETFGRMHQERTGADDTNVERWLTNLESSIRYVVDVFG, from the coding sequence ATGTCCAACCTGCCCAATCGCATTCCGCAGCCCAAAGCGTATCCGCTGTTGCGCAACCTGCCGTCAATCGATTCGAACACACCGGTTCAATCGATGATGGAATTGGCCAAACAATACGGTCCGTTCTTTCGGCTCGAATTCCCTGGTCGCGAACTATTCGTCGTCTGCTCGCAGGAACTGGTGAATGAACTCTGCGACGAACAGCGCTTCGACAAGAAAGTTCACGCCGCCCTTTGGAAGATTCGTGATTTCGCTGGGGATGGCCTGTTCACCGCCAATACGCAGGAACCAAACTGGTCGCTGGCCCATCGGATCTTGATGCCCGCATTCGGGCCGGCGTCGTTACAAGACATGTTCGACAGCATGGTCGACATTGCAGAACAGATGCTGCTGAAATGGGAACGTGAGGGCCCCGCACACGCAATCGATGTCGCTGACAACTTCACGCGATTGACACTCGACACCATCGCACTCTGTGCGTTCGACTATCGCTTCAACAGCTTCTACGAGCGAGAACTGCACCCATTCGTCGGAGCGATGGTCCGCGCCCTGAACGAATCCGGCCGTCGTTCGCGAAGACTGTCTTTGCAGACGCGACTGATGCTGATTACACAGCGGCAGTACACCGAAGACATCCGGGTGATGCACCAGGTTGCAGACGAACTGATTGCCGAGCGCCGCAAGAATCCCGCTCCCGATGTCAAAGACCTGCTCAATCGCATGCTGCTGGCCGCCGATCCCATTACGGGCGAACGACTGAGCGACGAAAACATCCGCTATCAAATGGTAACATTCCTGATCGCAGGTCATGAAACCACCAGCGGAATGCTGTCGTTCACCCTGTATGAATTGCTCCAGAATCCAGAATGCCTGGCCAAGGCGCGGGCCGAGGTCGAAGCGGTGCTGGGAAATGAGAGTCCCCGGTTCGAACACCTTTCGCGGCTCGTCTACCTGGATCAGGTTCTGAAAGAATCGCTTCGGCTCTGGCCAACGGCCCCCGCGTTCGCCGTTCATCCCAAGGCCGAACAGGAAATGCTCGGCGGATGCTATCCGATCCAACAGGGACAAGTCCTGTTTGTCCTCTTGCCCATGCTGCATCGCGATCCTCTGGTCTGGGGCGATGATGTCGAGACCTTCAATCCTGATCGCATGGCCCCAGAACTCTTTGAACAACTGCCTCCCAACGCCTGGAAGCCGTTCGGCAACGGACAGCGAGCCTGCATCGGCCGGCCGTTTGCCATGCAAGAGGCACTACTCATCCTGGCTATGATCCTGCAGCGATTTGACCTGGCAAAAGTCGACGCAAACTATCAGTTGAAAGTCAAAGAAACGCTAACACTGAAGCCCGAGGGCTTCTTTGTCACCGCCAAAAGACGCAGCGCCTTCGCCACGGCTCCGATGCGCCGCGCCACGCAGGCAGTCGCCTCCGCAACCGCTCAGGTCGCTGCGGTGACGGAACCGCTCGATTCTGCCAAAACACCAATGCAGGTCTTGTTCGGTTCCAACAGCGGATCATGTGAATCGTTCGCACAACGGATCGCGACCGAGGCGCATCGACACGGCTACCGTGCCACGACCGCACCGCTGGATTCTGCCGTCGATCACCTTTCGAAAGACGGCCCTGTCATCATTGTCACAGCCACCTACGAGGGACAACCGCCAGACAATGCACGCCAATTTGTGGGCTGGCTCGACAGCCTGCCCCCTGGCGCGTGCGACGGAGTTCATTTCGCGGTCTTCGGATGTGGCAACCGCGACTGGACGCGTACCTATCAGGCGATCCCCAAGCGAATCGATTCGGGACTTACCGCCGCCGGTGCCTCACGGCTCGTTGACCGCGGGGAAGCCGACGCCCGAGAAGGGCTGTTCAGTGCCTTCGACGCCTGGTCCGCGACGCTCTGGAACACGATCGGGCTTGCCAAGAACACTGACCCGAACCCCAGCACAACCCACCCCGCACTCGAAATCGAATTCGTCTCCGCGACTCGCGACCCGCTGCTACGCGTCAACCACCTGGAGACCGGATTCGTCGTCGAGAACCGTGAACTCGTGAATCTCTCGTCGCCCATCGGACGCTCGAAACGCCATCTGGAAATCACCCTGCCCACCGGAATGAAATATCGGTCCGGCGATTACCTGGCCGTATTGCCGACAAATCCCCCCGAGAACGTTGATCGCGTCCTGCGCCGATTCGGCCTGTCGTATGATGCACAGATCATGATTCACCGCAGCGATGCCGTGCAGACCTTCCTGCCGACCGACCAGCCCGTCATGATCGGGGAACTCATTTCCAGCTATGTCGAACTGGGTCTCGCCGCGACGCCTCTCCAAATCGAACAGCTCGCCGTCGCGACTCCATGTCCCCCCGAAAAGAAACAACTTGAACGGTGGATCGCCGACAAGTCGGCGTATACGGAGGAGATTCAGAACAAGCGTGTCAGCATTCTCGATCTGCTCGAACGGTTCGCTTCGTGCGGCCTCCCTCTCGCCGCCTACCTGCAAATGCTGCAGCCACTCAAACCGCGGCAGTACTCGATTTCGTCGTCACCGCTCTGGAGCCCCGATCACTGCACACTCACGCTCTCGGTGATCAGTGGCACGTCCTGGTCAGGGCAGGGGACATACTTCGGCGTCGCATCGAACTATCTGGCCCAGGCCAAACCAGGCACCAAAGTCGCCGTGGCCGTCCGTCCCTCAAATCCTGGCTTTCACCTGCCCGATCACAACACGCAACCGATCATCATGGTCGCCGCAGGCTCAGGGGTCGCCCCCTTTCGAGGCTTCATTCAGGAACTCGCCCTTCGCGGCACACCCAATGGCGTCGCGCCATGCTCCGTACTGCTTTATTACGGCTGCTGTCATCCGGACGTCGACTACCTGTACCGAGACGAATTTTTGGCATGGGAACAAGAGGGATTCGTGCAATTGCGCCCAGCTTTCTCGCGACTTGACGGCTCGGCAAAGCAATACGTTCAAGATCGACTTTGGACGGAACGGGCAGAGGTCATGAACCTCATTGAGAATGGAGCAAAAATCTTCGTCTGTGGCGAAGGCCGCAAGATGGCCCCCGCCGTCCGCGAAACCTTCGGACGCATGCATCAGGAACGAACGGGCGCCGATGACACCAACGTCGAAAGATGGTTGACAAATCTGGAAAGCAGCATCCGCTACGTCGTGGATGTGTTTGGATAA
- a CDS encoding LOG family protein, whose protein sequence is MSSEADLPINSASNTIPGPIPSKFELDARAALIAEIKETADKLGVDQASRGDLKILSRALKELRYAFKVFTPFRNVKKVTVFGSARTAPDHPDFLASVECGRKMAELGWMVVTGAGGGIMEGAHQGAGAAMSMGVNIMLPFEQEANPVINNDAKLVTFRYFFTRKLMFVKEVHAVVLFPGGFGTQDELFEVLTLVQTGKRDLMPIVCVESPGGTYWANWFEFIRKELLARKLISPHDLSLVRLTDSIDVAVQEVTNFYRNYDSMRYIRDRLILRLHNPVSDELLAKLNAEFKDILTSGTIERTEIHLFEMEDDSTRDLWRLALHFNRRDSARLREMIDLLNQEG, encoded by the coding sequence ATGAGTTCTGAAGCTGATTTACCGATCAATTCGGCGTCGAATACGATCCCCGGACCAATTCCCTCCAAGTTCGAGCTTGATGCACGGGCCGCACTGATCGCCGAAATCAAAGAGACTGCCGACAAGTTGGGGGTCGATCAGGCATCACGAGGCGATCTGAAAATTCTGAGTCGGGCGCTGAAGGAATTGCGTTATGCCTTCAAGGTGTTCACTCCGTTTCGCAATGTGAAGAAAGTTACGGTGTTCGGTTCAGCGCGAACGGCGCCAGATCATCCCGATTTCCTGGCGTCAGTCGAGTGCGGTCGCAAGATGGCCGAGTTGGGCTGGATGGTTGTGACCGGTGCGGGCGGCGGCATCATGGAGGGGGCTCATCAGGGCGCCGGTGCGGCGATGTCGATGGGCGTCAACATCATGTTGCCGTTCGAGCAGGAAGCGAATCCGGTCATCAACAACGACGCCAAGCTGGTGACGTTTCGGTATTTCTTCACTCGCAAGCTGATGTTCGTCAAAGAAGTTCACGCCGTGGTGCTCTTCCCAGGCGGTTTCGGAACACAGGACGAACTGTTTGAAGTGCTGACTCTTGTGCAGACCGGGAAGCGGGACTTGATGCCGATCGTGTGTGTCGAGAGTCCAGGCGGAACGTACTGGGCAAATTGGTTTGAGTTCATTCGCAAAGAACTTCTCGCGCGGAAATTGATCAGCCCGCACGACCTGTCGCTGGTTCGGTTGACAGACAGCATTGATGTGGCCGTGCAGGAAGTGACCAACTTCTACCGCAATTACGACAGCATGCGTTACATCCGAGACCGGCTAATTCTTCGGTTGCACAACCCCGTCAGTGACGAGTTGCTGGCGAAATTGAATGCCGAATTCAAAGACATCCTGACCAGCGGGACGATTGAGCGGACCGAGATTCACCTGTTCGAAATGGAAGATGATTCGACCCGCGACTTGTGGAGACTGGCACTGCACTTCAATCGCCGCGATTCGGCACGTCTGCGCGAAATGATTGATCTGCTCAATCAAGAAGGATGA
- a CDS encoding STAS domain-containing protein — translation MAAASDAFRVEITGGTIVISPVGDINSLSSDLLDEVAVMMTDLIEGHESPMLVIDLTDVPSCSSLFMSFLLRCHKAVKNRSGEMVLCCASKMMLELLSLTRLDTVWAVYQTRSQALDAVDG, via the coding sequence ATGGCCGCTGCCAGTGACGCATTTCGGGTGGAAATAACGGGTGGAACGATCGTCATTTCGCCGGTGGGCGATATCAACAGCCTGTCGAGCGATTTGCTGGACGAAGTGGCGGTGATGATGACCGATCTGATCGAAGGGCACGAGTCACCAATGCTCGTGATCGATCTGACGGATGTGCCATCGTGCAGTTCGCTGTTCATGTCGTTTCTGCTGCGATGCCATAAGGCCGTTAAGAATCGAAGCGGTGAAATGGTGCTTTGCTGCGCCAGTAAAATGATGCTGGAATTACTGTCGCTGACCCGTCTCGACACCGTTTGGGCCGTGTACCAAACCCGGTCTCAAGCCTTGGATGCGGTCGATGGTTAG
- a CDS encoding SMP-30/gluconolactonase/LRE family protein: MTNRSRLVRVSRYVVLLAGGLAADCRLASSAPPIVPPGAQVEKLFESKVLTEGVCVAPDGMVYFSEITFSHVARDKNGVIEAGYIWKFDPTTGKTTIFRSPSGMSNGIKFDASGNMIVAEGADYGGRRVTRTDMKTQKSYIIAGMFEGRPLNSPNDITIDEKGRIYFSDPRYLGHEPLDQSIQAVYRIDTDGTIHRIVSDAGKPNGVAISPDQKTLYVVSNDNGSTAIDRLKRGTASQSDKVETPLRKGYMALMAYDLAEDGTAKYRKTLVDYAPYDGPDGLIVDKDGNLYVAVRAENRPGIYVYSPEGAELAYIKTEVPTNVGFGRGADSNLLYITAGASLYRIRLNSHGYQLPTR; this comes from the coding sequence ATGACGAATCGTTCGCGTCTGGTGCGTGTCTCGCGTTACGTTGTGTTGCTTGCGGGGGGGCTTGCCGCGGATTGCCGTCTGGCATCGTCGGCTCCCCCGATTGTTCCGCCCGGCGCTCAGGTTGAAAAACTGTTCGAGTCGAAAGTGCTGACCGAAGGGGTCTGCGTTGCACCGGACGGGATGGTCTATTTCAGTGAGATCACGTTTTCGCATGTGGCACGCGATAAGAACGGCGTGATTGAAGCCGGATACATCTGGAAGTTTGATCCCACGACGGGCAAGACCACGATCTTTCGGTCGCCCAGTGGCATGTCGAATGGGATCAAGTTCGATGCGAGCGGAAACATGATCGTGGCGGAGGGGGCGGATTATGGCGGTCGCCGCGTGACGCGGACGGATATGAAAACCCAGAAGTCCTACATCATCGCCGGGATGTTTGAGGGGCGACCGCTCAATTCACCGAATGACATCACGATCGATGAAAAGGGGCGAATCTACTTCAGCGATCCGCGTTATCTGGGGCATGAGCCGCTCGATCAGTCGATCCAGGCGGTCTATCGCATCGACACGGATGGGACGATTCATCGCATCGTTTCGGACGCGGGAAAGCCGAACGGTGTGGCGATCTCGCCGGATCAGAAAACCTTGTATGTGGTCAGCAACGACAACGGGTCGACCGCCATTGATCGGCTGAAACGGGGAACGGCCAGCCAATCGGACAAAGTGGAAACGCCGCTTCGCAAGGGATACATGGCCCTAATGGCGTATGACCTTGCCGAGGATGGGACGGCCAAGTACCGCAAGACGCTGGTGGACTATGCCCCGTATGACGGGCCGGACGGATTGATTGTCGACAAGGATGGCAATTTGTACGTGGCGGTGCGGGCGGAAAATCGGCCGGGCATTTATGTCTACAGTCCCGAGGGTGCAGAACTGGCCTACATCAAAACGGAAGTTCCCACGAACGTCGGGTTCGGACGAGGGGCGGACTCGAATCTGCTCTATATTACGGCGGGTGCCAGTCTGTACCGGATTCGACTGAATAGTCACGGGTATCAGCTACCAACGCGATAA